A region of the Candidatus Uhrbacteria bacterium genome:
AGGCTCATCAACGTATTTTTCTTTTCAGCAGGAGTCTTCTTGTTGTTCATAAATAGGGTTAACTTCAGCACTTTCCAAAATATTTTTCGCCCCAGACAGCCATGTGCTTGAGGACGGGGAGCAGGTCTTTTCCTTTTTGGGTCAGATTGTATTCCGTACGCGGAGGGACCTCAGAATAGATTGTTTTAGTGATAATGCCGAGTCGTTCCAGGTCGGAGAGCCGGTCGGAGAGGGTGGTTGGATTTACGCCACCGGCTTCCGTTTGTAATTCATTGAAACGCAGGGTTTTAGCGAGAGCGCAAATAATAGCCTCGGAGTCCATTTGTCTCCGAGGACGGTTGTAGCAAAGGCTACGCATTTGGATTTGTTGTCTGATTCTTTGGGCATGATCTTGACGGTTTGGCGATCCATGCTATATTTTTTATAGCTAGTCAGTTTTTTTATAGGAATTTAAGGACATTGTCAATATGAATGGTCAAGAAATCATTAAAGCGATGAACTGGCGTTTTGCTACCCAAGTATTCGATGCTTCAAAAAAGGTTTCCGATGAAGACTTGAAAACGATCCTCGAGGCCGCTCGATTGACTCCGAGTTCATTTGGTATCGAGGCTTGGAAATTTCTTGTTATCGAGAATCCGGAATTACGAGGAAAAATCCGCGAGGCAGCTTGGGGTCAGCCCAAAGTTACGGAAGCATCGCATTTGATTGTGATCGCACGTCGTACGGATGTTCGCGAGCACATTACGGATGAATTGCTCGCTCGCACCTCAAAGGCGCAGGGTGTCGGTCTTGAGGCTTTGGATGGTTTAAAGCAGATGGTGAATGGAAATATGGCAGGCCGATCAGATGCGGAGATTGATGCATGGACCAAGAGTCAGGCGTATATCGCGCTCGGGGTAATGATCGAGACAGCTTCATTGCTTGAAGTCGATAACGGACCGATGGAAGGTTTTGATCCGGCAAAAGTTGATGAGATACTCGGCTTAAAGGCTAAGAATCTTACCTCGACCTTGCTGCTTGCTCTTGGATATCGCGATGAACATGCTCCCGTGCGTCCCAAGTCCCGCCGTTCGATGGAAGAGGTGGTTGAATTCATCAAATAAATTATATTCTTATGCAACCAATGTACGCATTTAGCGTTCCTGTTTTTCAAAAGATGTTGAAGACGGCGTTGAATCTTTTGGATAAGGCCGAGGCGCATGTAAAGACGAATGGGGGAACGGAAGCGGATTTGTTGGAAGCTCGATTGGCGCCGGATATGTTTCCATTTGTGAAACAGGTGCAAATTGTTTGTGACAATGCCAAAGGTGCATCATCGCGTCTCGCGGGAGTGGAGAATCCATCTCATCCAGACACGGAGACGACGATTGCGGAATTGAAGGCGCGCGTAGAAAAGACGATGGCGTTTCTCGATACATTGAAAGAAGAGCAGTTTGCGGACGCGGCTGATCGAAAGATCGTGCTGCCGTATTATCCTGACAAGCATCTCCTTGGAATGGATTATTTGCAGAGCCAAGCACTTCAGAATTTCTTTTTTCACGTCAACATGATGTACGCGATCTTGCGTATGAAGGGCGTGCAGATTGGAAAAGCGGACTATATTGTTGATGTTCCGTGGCAGGCTGGTGCGTAAAGTAGCTATATAGAGAGAAAATAACCTATTGACCCTGACATTGCGTCAGGGTTTATAGTATGCAAAGGTTCAGGCCAAACCTATGCCATATACGGTTAATCAATTAGCGAAGCTCGCCAGTATCAGCGTGCGCACGCTGCATCACTACGACCAAGTCGGGTTGCTTAAGCCTGCCCTGCTTCGCAAAAATGGTTATCGTGAATATGGGGAGACGGAGCTGCTTAAGCTTCAGCAAATTCTGTTCTTTCGCGAGTTGGATTTTCCGTTGGAGGATATTAAACGGATTATGTCCTCGCCGAGTTTTGATACACGGCAGGCGCTGCTGGATCATCGGAATATGATCGAGCTGAAAAAGAAACGTCTTTCCGGATTAATCAAAGCGATCGATAAAACATTAATTCAACTAGAAAAAGAAACCTATGGACGAGCAAGACTTGAAGGAGACGTATGACACTTTTGGTGAAGATACCGTCAAGGAGTACGCCGATGAGGTGAAGCAGCGTTGGGGGAATACGGAAGCGTACAAGCAGTCGATGGAGCGCTATAGCAAAATGACTAAGGCGGACATGGAGGAATATAAGAAAGGTGCGGACATCTTCATGAAGAAGGCGGCGGAAGTCTCTGAAAAGGGTGCGCTTAGCCCGGAGTTTCAAGAGATGATTGACCAACACTTCAAATCGTTAAGCGCTTGGTATGAGCCGAACTTTGAGATGTATCGTGGATTGGCCAAGATGTATGTAGAGGATCCGTGGTTTGAGGCTTATTATGAGAAGTATAAGCCGGGGTTGGCGAAAGTGTTTAGTGAGGGGATGATCCATTACGCGGATAAGAATGAGCCGAATAAGTAAAATAAATCCCCGCTCTTGCGGGGGATTTATTTATCGATGTAAGCAAAATACTTTCTTAAGAACGCGTTTGATGCCTCACTTATTGCGTCGAGTGAGATGTTCCAGAAGCCTCCATCGTCTGTGCCATGTGCGATATCTCCTTTATTTCTGAAATCCCATGCCTTTAGCGCCATGTTTATATCGCTTTTCTGACTTTGAGCAGTTTGCCTGTAAATATCATTCTGTCTTTACTGTTTATAAGATGATCCGAGGTACTCTTTCTTCTATCAATGCTGGCAC
Encoded here:
- a CDS encoding helix-turn-helix transcriptional regulator, coding for MDSEAIICALAKTLRFNELQTEAGGVNPTTLSDRLSDLERLGIITKTIYSEVPPRTEYNLTQKGKDLLPVLKHMAVWGEKYFGKC
- a CDS encoding NAD(P)H-dependent oxidoreductase: MNGQEIIKAMNWRFATQVFDASKKVSDEDLKTILEAARLTPSSFGIEAWKFLVIENPELRGKIREAAWGQPKVTEASHLIVIARRTDVREHITDELLARTSKAQGVGLEALDGLKQMVNGNMAGRSDAEIDAWTKSQAYIALGVMIETASLLEVDNGPMEGFDPAKVDEILGLKAKNLTSTLLLALGYRDEHAPVRPKSRRSMEEVVEFIK
- a CDS encoding DUF1993 domain-containing protein, with product MQPMYAFSVPVFQKMLKTALNLLDKAEAHVKTNGGTEADLLEARLAPDMFPFVKQVQIVCDNAKGASSRLAGVENPSHPDTETTIAELKARVEKTMAFLDTLKEEQFADAADRKIVLPYYPDKHLLGMDYLQSQALQNFFFHVNMMYAILRMKGVQIGKADYIVDVPWQAGA
- a CDS encoding MerR family transcriptional regulator; the protein is MPYTVNQLAKLASISVRTLHHYDQVGLLKPALLRKNGYREYGETELLKLQQILFFRELDFPLEDIKRIMSSPSFDTRQALLDHRNMIELKKKRLSGLIKAIDKTLIQLEKETYGRARLEGDV
- a CDS encoding TipAS antibiotic-recognition domain-containing protein, with protein sequence MDEQDLKETYDTFGEDTVKEYADEVKQRWGNTEAYKQSMERYSKMTKADMEEYKKGADIFMKKAAEVSEKGALSPEFQEMIDQHFKSLSAWYEPNFEMYRGLAKMYVEDPWFEAYYEKYKPGLAKVFSEGMIHYADKNEPNK